From the genome of Bactrocera oleae isolate idBacOlea1 chromosome 2, idBacOlea1, whole genome shotgun sequence, one region includes:
- the LOC106617745 gene encoding transcription factor sma-9 yields the protein MCDTFEVHNNPHNRSTSSNQPSTNMRELIAFCVFIAITTAAPQQGYQYAPQMAISGELTRTVPQPHVQYSVMSPETAQFLKDMQTVMAVQLANLAPNLELNSQPQLVGFNGEQYAAINGASAAASAQASVGQSHASVAQPQARYLVPTSAGGNSVQQLQSQQLISHQYAQQQQIPQQLQLQQQPLSVPQQSSQYTQQQQQTVEPETVISKRFYLHAAPEDDDEEVKQHHVTVGKPRKNYNVVFIKSSDKSRSKASFKITPAVNEEKTIIYVLNKKQDAADIDTQVYEPVTTTAKPEVYFIKYKTAEEAAHVQQTIQTQYDALGGSTQVTNEGVAPVSSVIGSLDAAKQAEAEAAVGSEVVQSAPNAEAVLPAAGAQSLSAQPEEQLQIVEQPLSQGSNTNKGYLPPSRYYFRQ from the exons ATGTGTGATACCTTCGAGGTACATAACAACCCACACAATCGTTCAACCAGCAGCAACCAACCAAGCACGAACATGCGTGAACTTATT GCTTTTTGCGTATTTATTGCCATTACCACAGCAGCGCCACAGCAGGGATACCAGTATGCCCCCCAAATGGCTATTAGTGGAGAGTTGACGCGTACGGTGCCGCAGCCACATGTCCAGTATAGTGTGATGTCACCGGAAACTGCTCAATTTCTGAAGGATATGCAAACCGTCATGGCCGTGCAATTAGCCAATTTGGCACCGAACTTGGAGCTCAACTCCCAGCCGCAATTAGTTGGTTTCAATGGCGAGCAATATGCTGCGATCAATGGCGCTAGTGCCGCTGCTTCCGCGCAGGCTTCTGTAGGTCAATCGCACGCTTCTGTGGCGCAACCGCAAGCCCGCTACTTGGTACCCACTTCAGCAGGTGGAAACTCTGTGCAGCAGCTGCAGTCCCAACAATTGATTTCACATCAGTACGCtcagcaacagcaaatcccaCAACAgttgcaattgcaacaacaaccactatcGGTGCCACAGCAATCAAGCCAATatacacagcaacaacagcaaaccgTCGAACCTGAGACAGTTATCTCGAAACGCTTCTATCTGCATGCTGCACCTGAAGACGATGATGAGGAAGTGAAACAGCATCATGTGACCGTTGGTAAACCACGTAAAAACTATAATGTTGTCTTCATCAAATCGTCCGACAAGTCCAGATCGAAGGCGTCGTTTAAAATCACGCCCGCCGTTAATGAAGAAAAGACCATTATCTATGTGCTGAACAAGAAACAAGATGCGGCCGACATTGATACACAGGTATATGAGCCGGTCACCACCACCGCCAAGCCCGAGGTATATTTCATTAAGTATAAGACAGCCGAAGAGGCGGCACATGTCCAACAAACTATTCAAACACAATACGACGCCTTGGGTGGTTCGACTCAAGTCACTAATGAAGGTGTCGCTCCGGTCAGCTCCGTCATTGGATCTCTAGATGCTGCTAAGCAAGCAGAAGCCGAGGCCGCCGTTGGCTCTGAAGTAGTCCAATCTGCGCCTAACGCTGAAGCTGTGCTGCCAGCTGCTGGCGCACAATCATTAAGTGCACAGCCAGAGGAGCAATTGCAGATCGTTGAGCAACCGCTCTCACAAGGTTCCAACACTAACAAAGGTTATTTGCCACCATCCAGATATTATTTCCGTCAATGA
- the LOC106618624 gene encoding pupal cuticle protein 36a-like: MRGLIVLCLSAVAIAAPQGYNYNPASAGRGGAGGAIAHGNSGFGQFSQSSSAGGGFFGGSGISGVSSGVSGGQGGFFGHGGAGVQQQQAVVSKRFFIHTAPEDAEEQYQEKHVTVGVPRKNYNVVFIKSPNRSQTKASIKITPAINEEKTVIYVLNKKTDGTDIDAQVLEQPAVTTKPEVFFIKYKTAEEAQHAQQEIQAQYDALGGSSQVTDEGVIPVSSVIGSLGGGDGAGAHASAGAGAGAGIGGGFGGGAIGGHAGNNAYLPPNFK; the protein is encoded by the exons ATGCGTGGATTAATT GTTTTATGTTTGTCCGCCGTGGCCATCGCCGCGCCACAAGGTTACAACTATAACCCAGCTTCCGCTGGACGTGGTGGTGCTGGTGGTGCAATCGCACATGGAAATAGTGGCTTCGGCCAGTTCAGTCAGTCTTCCAGTGCTGGTGGTGGTTTTTTCGGCGGCAGCGGTATTTCAGGTGTTTCCAGTGGTGTTAGCGGTGGACAAGGTGGCTTCTTTGGACATGGTGGCGCTGGcgtgcaacaacagcaagctgTGGTATCAAAACGTTTCTTCATCCATACCGCACCTGAAGATGCCGAAGAGCAGTACCAAGAGAAACACGTGACCGTTGGTGTGCCACGCAAGAACTACAATGTAGTCTTCATCAAATCACCAAATCGTTCGCAAACAAAGGCTTCCATCAAGATTACACCCGCAATCAACGAAGAGAAGACCGTCATCTATGTGCTTAACAAGAAGACCGACGGTACCGATATTGACGCCCAAGTCTTGGAGCAGCCCGCTGTTACCACCAAACCCGAAGTATTCTTCATCAAGTACAAGACCGCTGAAGAGGCTCAACATGCCCAACAAGAAATCCAGGCTCAATACGATGCCCTCGGCGGCAGCAGTCAGGTCACCGATGAGGGTGTCATCCCAGTGAGCTCGGTCATCGGTTCATTGGGCGGCGGCGATGGTGCTGGTGCTCATGCTAGCGCTGGAGCTGGTGCTGGTGCTGGCATCGGTGGTGGTTTCGGCGGTGGTGCTATCGGCGGACATGCCGGTAACAATGCATACTTGCCACCCAATTTCAAATAA
- the TwdlV gene encoding pupal cuticle protein 36, protein MRGFIVLCLSAVAIAAPQGYNYNPASAGRGGAGGAIAHGNGGFGQFSQSSSAGGGFFGGSGLSGVSSGISGGQGGFFEHGGASVQQQQAVVSKRFFIHTAPEDAEEQYQEKHVTVGVPRKNYNVVFIKAPNRSQKKASIKITPAINEEKTVIYVLNKKTDGTDIDAQVLEQPTVTTKPEVFFIKYKTAQEAQHAQQEIQAQYDALGGSSQITDEGVIPVSSVIGSLGGGDGAGAHASAGAGAGAGIGGGFGGGAIGGHAGNNAYLPPNFK, encoded by the exons ATGCGTGGATTCATT GTTTTGTGTTTGTCCGCCGTGGCCATTGCCGCGCCACAAGGCTACAACTATAACCCAGCTTCCGCTGGACGTGGTGGTGCTGGTGGTGCAATCGCACATGGAAATGGTGGATTCGGCCAGTTCAGTCAGTCTTCCAGTGCTGGTGGTGGTTTCTTCGGCGGTAGCGGTCTTTCCGGCGTTTCCAGTGGTATTAGCGGTGGACAAGGTGGCTTTTTTGAACATGGTGGTGCTAGcgtgcaacaacagcaagctgTGGTATCAAAACGTTTCTTCATCCATACCGCACCTGAAGATGCCGAAGAGCAGTACCAAGAGAAACACGTGACCGTTGGTGTGCCACGCAAGAACTACAATGTAGTCTTCATCAAAGCACCAAATCGTTCCCAAAAGAAGGCTTCCATCAAGATTACACCCGCAATCAACGAAGAGAAGACCGTCATCTATGTGCTTAACAAGAAGACCGACGGTACCGATATTGACGCCCAAGTCTTGGAGCAGCCCACTGTTACCACCAAGCCCGAAGTATTCTTCATCAAGTACAAGACCGCCCAGGAGGCTCAACATGCCCAACAAGAAATCCAGGCTCAATACGATGCACTCGGCGGCAGTAGCCAAATCACCGACGAGGGTGTCATCCCAGTGAGCTCGGTCATCGGTTCATTGGGCGGCGGCGATGGTGCTGGTGCTCATGCTAGCGCTGGAGCTGGTGCTGGTGCTGGCATCGGTGGTGGTTTCGGCGGTGGTGCTATCGGCGGACATGCCGGTAACAATGCATACTTGCCACCCAATTTCAAATAA
- the Or82a gene encoding odorant receptor 82a has protein sequence MPEDLFRIQRNCLRVMGHQDIFDNNEAPSDQQKSKSKQQRWCLHHCQTLKYVLLLLFMVSAQLPMMDYIIYHIDDLALATACLSIVFTNVLTVIKTSTFLTYKREFKSLMAEFESMYDELHEAGAKRCLVTVNVGAKRFVKLYFYSVSCTGLYFTIKPLVSMTWAKFQAKPIILELPMPMRFPFDFESTPGYQIAYIYTIFITIVVVMHATSVDGLFVSFTTNLRGHFQALQYFIETNTFDKSEALLQRELRIYVQYHVQLLELSKSVQRIFKPIIFGQFLMTSLQVCVIIYQLVMNMGVIMEMVIYCTFLSSILLQLLIYCYGAEFLKIESSAVSTAIQMSRWYNLPPRHRHVFRLMMLRSQREIIISAGFYEASLANFMSILKAAMSYITFIQSIE, from the exons ATGCCTGAGGATTTATTTAGGATACAACGCAATTGTCTGCGTGTAATGGGCCACCAAGACATCTTCGATAACAATGAAGCGCCGAGCGATCAGCAAAAATCGAAGTCGAAGCAACAGCGGTGGTGCCTTCACCATTGCCAAACGTTGAAgtatgtgctgttgttgttgtttatggtGTCGGCACAATTGCCAATGATGGATTACATTATTTATCATATCGACGATTTGGCATTGGCGACGGCTTGCCTAAGTATTGTCTTCACCAATGTGCTGACGGTCATTAAGACCTCAACATTTCTGACTTACAAGCGCGAGTTCAAAAGCCTAATGGCCGAGTTCGAAAGTATGTACGATGAAT TACACGAAGCGGGTGCCAAACGGTGTCTGGTGACGGTCAATGTAGGTGCAAAGAGATTTGTCAAACTGTACTTTTACAGCGTCTCATGCACGGGCTTGTATTTCACAATAAAACCGTTGGTTAGCATGACTTGGGCAAAATTTCAAGCTAAGCCGATAATATTGGAGTTACCAATGCCAATGAg GTTTCCCTTCGATTTCGAGTCGACGCCGGGCTATCAAATCGCCTATATATACACCATATTCATCACCATAGTGGTAGTGATGCATGCAACATCTGTGGATGGTCTCTTCGTTTCGTTCACCACAAATCTGCGTGGTCATTTCCAAGCTTTGCAGTATTTCATCGAGACAAATACATTCGACAAATCCGAAGCGCTCCTACAGCGGGAACTTCGCATCTACGTGCAGTATCACGTGCAACTGCTGGAGCTCTCGAAAAGCGTGCAGCGTATATTCAAGCCAATAATTTTCGGACAATTTCTGATGACATCGCTGCAAGTGTGTGTCATCATTTATCAACTGGTGATG aatATGGGCGTTATCATGGAAATGGTTATCTATTGTACGTTTCTCAGCTCAATTCTGCTGCAATTGCTGATTTACTGTTACGGCGCCGAGTTTCTCAAAATTGAG AGCTCTGCCGTGAGTACGGCCATTCAGATGTCGCGATGGTATAATTTACCGCCTCGTCATCGCCATGTCTTTCGACTGATGATGCTACGTTCACAGCGTGAGATCATTATTAGTGCCGGGTTCTACGAGGCTTCGCTGGCCAACTTCATGAGC ATTTTGAAGGCCGCCATGTCGTACATCACTTTCATACAATCCATTGAGTAG
- the flip gene encoding LOW QUALITY PROTEIN: fibronectin type 3 and ankyrin repeat domains protein 1 (The sequence of the model RefSeq protein was modified relative to this genomic sequence to represent the inferred CDS: substituted 1 base at 1 genomic stop codon), translating to MQKRESETKNSDISDGNKKIAIEENGKLXADAPNGRSENDKEIERNVVNVRKMTDNSTRDCDINPDNEGEHTSEDNLLGDEENTRDIGPDCVVPCDTAFNVCVVEEKLNSVSLDWHLLDDVEVYRIEKYHRRRGWEQVAWVGTAPTTIENLAENFTYRLRIKGQRFSEARGLFEDCKMSPEFLATTLAPLPTTLCLHRAIKKGQQFLVKRILRRRASLMDYPGPNSYLPLANAIMSGQHCVTDVLLSHGASVHIGNPLNGRTPLQLAFYHGRLAVARILLNRKAQLEATDINGMTACHFAVDANQLELLRFALENGANVNAADACGWSLLSRAVVMGADACVLKLLLTYGADAKSVDKLGKTCVDLANIYKNTVASDYLVKALRPK from the exons atgcaaaaacGGGAAAGTGAAACTAAAAACAGTGACATTTCcgatggaaataaaaaaattgcaattgaaGAAAACGGTAAATTATGAGCTGATGCGCCAAATGGACGCAGTGAAAATGATAAAGAAATTGAAAGAAATGTTGTAAATGTAAGAAAAATGACAGATAATAGCACAAGGGATTGTGATATTAACCCTGACAACGAAGGCGAGCACACTAGCGAGGATAATTTACTTGGGGACGAGGAAAATACTCGTGATATTGGACCAGACTGTGTTGTTCCTTGTGATACTGCATTCAATGTATGTGTCGTTGAAGAGAAATTGAATAGTGTTAGTCTCGACTGGCATTTATTGGACGATGTCGAAGTATATAGAATCGAAAAATATCACCGACGACGCGGCTGGGAGCAAGTCGCTTG ggTAGGCACTGCACCTACGACCATTGAAAATTTGGCCGAGAATTTCACATATCGGTTGCGCATCAAGGGACAGCGCTTTTCTGAAGCGCGTGGACTATTTGAGGATTGTAAAATGTCACCAGAGTTTTTG GCCACCACTTTGGCACCTTTGCCAACCACACTGTGCCTACACCGCGCTATCAAGAAAGGTCAACAGTTTTTAGTTAAACGTATACTACGGCGACGAGCCAGCTTAATGGATTATCCCGGTCCGAATAGTTACTTGCCGCTGGCGAATGCCATTATGAGCGGTCAACATTGTGTTACCGATGTGCTGCTGAGCCATGGCGCTAGTGTACATATCGGCAATCCGCTTAATGGACGCACTCCACTGCAG CTCGCTTTCTACCATGGCCGCTTGGCCGTCGCACGCATTCTGCTAAATCGTAAGGCACAGCTTGAAGCCACTGACATTAATGGCATGACTGCTTGTCATTTTGCCGTCGACGCTAATCAATTGGAACTGCTTAGATTTGCGCTTGAAAACGGTGCCAATGTGAATGCAGCGGATGCTTGCGGCTGGTCATTACTGTCACGTGCAG TTGTTATGGGCGCTGACGCTTGCGTTCTTAAGCTGTTGCTGACATACGGTGCGGATGCCAAGTCCGTGGATAAACTGGGCAAGACTTGCGTGGATTTGGCGAACATTTACAAGAACACTGTTGCGAGCGATTATTTAGTGAAGGCCTTGCGGCCTAAGTAA
- the LOC106618623 gene encoding uncharacterized protein, which translates to MFSLGQNIHQCRHGHRRSAHLTHSILLGALVALMLCLTVGGDDLRAYKYVSRARERQLENLAIRINESVNPNRYPCESFYDYVCSYSKPLFTILGHLPKLDDLMKLFTELQQDPEKFTAKDKMLAFFVSCTSKKWLEDCYRETFEYFKPLFGYIINKNHVGSNSAEHQTFLQLLDTFLYKAAQTHNFMHHPIRHRLLTLKEKFRLPQIYLRPHELSEEYETLMMYPESYKHNVRNLELHRRRNSTYELGVERTILDWSLYLYQSRNMPMSYYYPTLNVHLWMTLYNTTERDREPKRVHELAECLKLPPYVHVLDEARVLALVYLKAFQNAWVDYSTWIKPDRASINNDIYDHENRILSRYKLDNKKVFFILYGQNFCEFGKELAENIFYLGMKQNRDFSESFDCVLAPEPRMPCNV; encoded by the exons ATGTTTTCGCTTGGCCAGAACATTCATCAATGTCGCCACGGTCACAGACGAAGCGCGCATTTGACACACAGCATCCTGTTAGGCGCTCTGGTGGCGCTCATGCTATGCCTGACTGTGGGTGGGGACGATTTGAgagcatataaatatgtttccAGAGCGCGTGAAAGGCAGCTGGAGAATCTGGCCATACGCATAAATGAATCCGTCAACCCAAATAGATATCCGTGTGAGAGCTTCTACGATTATGTCTGCAGTTATAGTAAACCGTTATTCACGATACTGG GTCATTTGCCCAAACTCGACGATCTCATGAAGCTATTTACCGAGCTGCAGCAAGATCCCGAAAAATTTACAGCCAAAGACAAGATGTTGGCTTTTTTCGTTTCCTGTACCTCGAAGAAATGGCTGGAGGATTGCTATCGTGAAACATTCGAATATTTTAAGCCACTCTTTGGTTACATCATCAACAAAAATCATGTCGGCAGCAATTCGGCCGAACATCAGACCTTCTTGCAACTACTGGATACTTTTCTGTACAAGGCCGCGCAAACGCACAACTTCATGCATCATCCAATACGTCATCGCTTGCTGACGTTGAAAGAGAAATTCCGCTTGCCGCAGATCTATTTGCGGCCGCACGAATTAAGCGAGGAGTACGAAACGTTAATGATGTATCCCGAGAGTTATAAGCATAATGTGCGTAATTTAGAGTTGCATCGCAGACGTAATTCCACCTATGAGTTGGGCGTCGAGCGTACCATATTGGATTGGTCATTGTATTTGTATCAGAGTCGCAATATGCCCATGTCCTATTATTATCCCACATTAAATGTACATCTGTGGATGACATTGTACAATACGACGGAGCGTGATCGTGAGCCGAAGCGTGTACATGAGCTCGCTGAGTGCTTGAAGTTGCCACCGTATGTACACGTGCTGGATGAGGCGCGCGTTTTGGCTCTGGTCTATTTGAAGGCTTTTCAAAATGCTTGGGTTGATTACAGTACTTGGATTAAGCCCGATCGTGCAAGTATAAACAATGACATCTATGATCATGAGAATAGAATACTGTCGCGCTATAAGTTGGATAACAAGAAGGTTTTCTTCATTTTATATGGACAGAATTTTTGTGAGTTCGGTAAAGAGTTGGCGGAGAATATCTTCTATTTGGGCATGAAACAGAATCGCGATTTCTCCGAAAGCTTCGATTGTGTATTAGCACCAGAGCCGCGTATGCCATGTAACGTATAG